From Armatimonadota bacterium, a single genomic window includes:
- the ribH gene encoding 6,7-dimethyl-8-ribityllumazine synthase, whose translation MGAVWQGSEDGRGLRIAIVVSRYNLGITERLLAAAEATLRERGAAWDVAWVPGALELPLVARRLAASGGYDAVLALGCVIRGETAHFEHVAREAAHGLARAADETGVPVINQVLAVYDPAQAAARAGDEVNRGREGALAAIAMGTLMRTLREAGL comes from the coding sequence ATGGGCGCGGTCTGGCAGGGGAGCGAGGACGGGCGCGGGCTGCGCATCGCCATCGTGGTGAGCCGCTACAACCTGGGCATCACCGAACGGCTATTGGCCGCCGCGGAGGCGACGCTGCGCGAGCGCGGCGCGGCGTGGGACGTGGCCTGGGTCCCGGGTGCCCTGGAATTGCCGCTCGTGGCGCGGCGCCTGGCCGCCTCCGGCGGCTACGACGCCGTGCTGGCGCTGGGGTGCGTCATCCGCGGGGAGACGGCGCACTTCGAGCACGTGGCCCGGGAGGCGGCCCACGGCCTGGCCCGGGCCGCGGACGAGACCGGGGTGCCGGTGATCAACCAGGTGCTGGCCGTCTACGACCCCGCCCAGGCGGCGGCGCGCGCCGGCGACGAGGTGAACCGCGGGCGGGAGGGGGCGCTGGCGGCCATCGCCATGGGGACGCTCATGCGCACGCTGCGCGAGGCGGGGCTGTGA
- a CDS encoding amidohydrolase: protein MRGGPAPVTLFTGLRARTLDPALPQATALAVAHGRVLAVGDDATLREAFPHHRRVDCGGWWALPALSDSHIHLLAYGLSLRRLDLRECRSLADAVAAVAAAVRQTPPGVWVLGRGWDRNRWAEGRWPTRDDLDPVSDGHPVALTSKDGHLLWVNSAALAAAGIDARTPDPPGGEIVRDGAGRPTGLLKEEAKALVAPLIERPDPAMAQAAVADAVRALHRLGIAAVHDMEGPEAFTVLQEVHAAGRLRLRVWMTVPVDRLEAALALGLRTGTGDAWLRVGGVKIFADGTLGSQTASMLEPFDGQPNNTGIAVHDREALRALVARAVEGGWWPVVHAIGDRANRDVLDAVAAVRDLAQARGVRSRIEHVQLLHPDDLPRLAALGVIASMQPIHALADREVADRYWGRRCRWAYAWRSLLDAGTVVAFGSDAPVETPDPWEGLYAAVARRRPGEAPWYPEEAITPLEALRAYTVGAAVAAGAEQWAGRLAPGCVADFILTDRDVLSVPPEELRQTRVLATAVGGEIVFAQGPLAGLEGPD from the coding sequence GTGAGGGGCGGGCCGGCGCCCGTCACGCTTTTCACCGGCCTGCGCGCCCGCACGCTCGATCCCGCGCTGCCGCAGGCGACCGCCCTGGCGGTGGCGCACGGGCGCGTGCTGGCGGTCGGGGACGACGCGACGCTGCGGGAGGCCTTCCCCCACCACCGCCGGGTGGACTGCGGGGGGTGGTGGGCGCTACCGGCGCTCAGCGACAGCCACATCCACCTGCTGGCCTACGGGCTGAGCCTGCGGCGCCTCGACCTGCGCGAGTGCCGCTCCCTGGCCGACGCGGTGGCCGCCGTCGCCGCCGCGGTCCGCCAGACGCCCCCGGGGGTGTGGGTCCTGGGACGCGGCTGGGACCGCAACCGCTGGGCGGAAGGGCGCTGGCCCACGCGCGACGACCTCGACCCGGTGAGCGACGGCCATCCCGTCGCCCTCACCAGCAAGGACGGCCACCTCCTGTGGGTGAACTCCGCCGCCCTGGCCGCCGCCGGCATCGACGCCCGCACGCCCGATCCGCCCGGCGGGGAGATCGTGCGCGACGGTGCCGGCCGGCCCACCGGCCTGCTGAAGGAAGAGGCGAAGGCGCTCGTCGCGCCCCTGATCGAGCGCCCCGACCCGGCCATGGCGCAGGCGGCGGTCGCCGACGCGGTGCGCGCCCTTCACCGCCTCGGGATCGCCGCCGTGCACGACATGGAGGGCCCCGAGGCGTTCACCGTCCTGCAGGAGGTGCACGCAGCCGGGCGCCTGCGGTTGCGCGTCTGGATGACGGTGCCGGTGGACCGGCTCGAGGCCGCGCTGGCGCTCGGGCTGCGCACCGGCACCGGCGACGCGTGGCTGCGGGTGGGCGGGGTGAAGATCTTCGCCGACGGGACCCTGGGCTCCCAGACGGCCAGCATGCTCGAGCCCTTCGACGGCCAGCCGAACAACACCGGCATCGCCGTCCACGACCGGGAAGCGTTGCGGGCACTGGTCGCGCGCGCGGTCGAGGGCGGGTGGTGGCCGGTGGTGCACGCCATCGGCGACCGTGCCAACCGCGACGTCCTGGACGCTGTCGCGGCGGTGCGCGACCTGGCGCAGGCCCGGGGCGTGCGCAGCCGCATCGAGCACGTCCAGCTCCTCCACCCCGACGACCTGCCGCGCCTGGCCGCCCTGGGGGTCATCGCGTCCATGCAGCCCATCCACGCCCTCGCCGACCGGGAGGTCGCCGACCGCTACTGGGGGCGGCGCTGCCGTTGGGCCTACGCCTGGCGGTCGCTGCTCGACGCCGGGACCGTGGTGGCCTTCGGCTCGGACGCACCGGTGGAGACGCCCGACCCCTGGGAAGGGCTCTACGCGGCGGTAGCGCGGCGGCGCCCCGGCGAGGCGCCCTGGTACCCCGAGGAGGCCATCACGCCGCTGGAGGCGCTGCGCGCCTACACGGTGGGCGCCGCCGTGGCCGCGGGGGCCGAGCAGTGGGCGGGGCGCCTGGCCCCGGGATGTGTGGCCGACTTCATCCTCACCGACCGCGACGTGCTGAGCGTCCCGCCGGAAGAGCTGCGGCAGACCCGGGTGCTGGCTACGGCCGTGGGAGGGGAGATCGTCTTCGCCCAGGGCCCGCTGGCCGGGCTGGAGGGGCCGGACTAA
- a CDS encoding RNA polymerase sigma factor gives MEEQERSAAGRGAGLPFGRGEGLTEEDAGLVEAFRRGEESAFAALVIKYREAVYRTARRLVGSHEDSADITQEVFIRAYRALPRFDGRAHLRTWLYRITVNLCLDLHQQRRRQTWVDLEEVTAEAPPEDAPEACAEARTLRQAVRAAVAALPPRQRAMVVLRVYQDLPYAEIARVMGCAEGTVKATMFAALRKLRRQLGAVLGEETVATLTAGLGAGARVGDEVP, from the coding sequence GTGGAGGAGCAGGAGCGGTCGGCGGCCGGGCGGGGTGCGGGGCTGCCATTCGGGCGGGGTGAGGGGCTGACGGAAGAGGACGCCGGGCTGGTCGAGGCCTTCCGGCGAGGCGAGGAGAGCGCGTTTGCCGCCCTCGTCATCAAGTACCGGGAGGCGGTCTACCGGACGGCACGGCGGCTGGTGGGCAGTCACGAGGACAGCGCCGACATCACCCAGGAAGTCTTCATCCGCGCCTACCGGGCGCTGCCGCGCTTCGACGGGCGGGCGCACCTGCGCACCTGGCTCTACCGGATCACCGTGAACCTCTGCCTCGACCTCCACCAGCAGCGCCGGCGCCAGACCTGGGTGGACCTCGAGGAGGTCACCGCCGAAGCCCCGCCCGAAGACGCCCCGGAGGCCTGCGCCGAGGCCCGCACCCTGCGGCAGGCGGTACGTGCCGCGGTGGCCGCCCTGCCGCCCAGGCAGCGGGCCATGGTGGTGCTGCGGGTCTACCAGGACCTCCCCTACGCCGAGATCGCGCGCGTCATGGGGTGCGCGGAGGGGACGGTCAAGGCGACGATGTTTGCGGCGCTGCGCAAGCTGCGCCGCCAGCTCGGAGCGGTGCTGGGAGAGGAGACGGTGGCGACGCTGACGGCAGGCCTGGGGGCGGGGGCCCGGGTGGGCGATGAGGTGCCGTAG
- a CDS encoding zf-HC2 domain-containing protein, producing MRCRRARELLLEGVTGRLDPDRRRALLAHLAGCERCRAEAAELEEGVALLQAVPEPVAPEGFWGDFMAGLEGRLRAEPLPLGVRLRRWFARPPRALGTAAATAALVAVLTLALGQQRSAPPETTSPPGRLAAYVTPEVRGVLPALSHAVELWRAGMGAVEQEPLFDDLPPAAP from the coding sequence ATGAGGTGCCGTAGGGCGCGGGAGCTCCTGCTGGAGGGCGTGACCGGCCGGCTGGACCCGGACCGGCGCCGGGCGCTGCTCGCGCACCTGGCCGGGTGCGAACGCTGTCGGGCCGAGGCTGCGGAGCTGGAGGAGGGCGTGGCCCTCCTCCAGGCGGTGCCCGAGCCCGTGGCACCCGAAGGCTTCTGGGGCGACTTCATGGCCGGTCTGGAGGGACGGCTGCGAGCCGAGCCCCTCCCGCTGGGGGTACGGCTGCGCCGGTGGTTCGCGCGGCCGCCGCGCGCCCTGGGCACGGCCGCTGCCACGGCGGCGCTCGTCGCCGTGCTCACCCTGGCGCTCGGGCAGCAGCGCTCCGCCCCGCCCGAGACCACCTCTCCGCCGGGTCGGCTCGCCGCCTACGTCACGCCGGAGGTGCGCGGCGTCCTGCCGGCCCTCAGTCACGCCGTCGAGCTCTGGCGGGCCGGCATGGGAGCCGTCGAACAGGAGCCCCTCTTCGACGACCTGCCGCCCGCAGCCCCGTGA
- a CDS encoding periplasmic heavy metal sensor, producing MTTLRRAAFALAVALLLVPLPALSQPPTPNPRAERIIEALLIWRLVDELDLTEAQIARIFPRIKTLKEIRLQLGRQALILREELRALLRQRPRDEAAIRAKVAELDALRREIETRRERVLREIRAALTVEQQARFVLIQERFEAETLRLLEEVRRLVEQGGGGRQ from the coding sequence GTGACCACGCTCAGGCGGGCCGCCTTCGCGCTGGCGGTGGCGCTGCTGCTGGTCCCACTGCCGGCGCTGAGCCAGCCGCCCACCCCCAACCCGCGCGCCGAGCGCATCATCGAGGCCCTGCTCATCTGGCGGCTGGTCGACGAGCTGGACCTGACGGAGGCGCAAATCGCCCGCATCTTCCCGCGCATCAAGACCCTCAAGGAGATCCGCCTCCAGCTGGGCCGACAGGCGCTGATCCTGCGCGAGGAGCTGCGGGCGCTGCTGCGGCAGCGGCCGCGCGACGAGGCGGCCATCCGGGCCAAGGTGGCCGAGCTGGACGCGCTGCGCCGGGAGATCGAGACCCGGCGGGAGCGGGTGCTGCGGGAGATCCGTGCGGCGCTCACGGTGGAGCAGCAGGCGCGCTTCGTGCTGATCCAGGAGCGGTTCGAGGCGGAGACGCTGCGCCTGCTGGAGGAGGTCCGTCGGCTGGTCGAGCAGGGCGGCGGCGGGCGGCAGTAG